A region from the Treponema pallidum subsp. pallidum str. Nichols genome encodes:
- a CDS encoding double zinc ribbon domain-containing protein, giving the protein MPAADVDHGRTTRVGVRFFCESCGSEVKRDARLCVHCGSFFSSIRCPSCKHAGNARDFEKGCPSCGYAFGNENRRKGSPPAPKGAPRRAEEALPTWVYAAICLLGVCVGTVAMWYL; this is encoded by the coding sequence ATGCCCGCAGCTGATGTGGACCATGGCCGAACTACGAGAGTGGGAGTGAGATTCTTTTGTGAAAGTTGTGGCTCTGAGGTAAAGCGGGACGCACGCTTGTGCGTGCATTGCGGGAGTTTCTTTTCTTCAATCCGGTGCCCCTCGTGCAAACACGCAGGAAACGCTAGAGACTTCGAAAAGGGCTGTCCTTCCTGTGGGTATGCGTTCGGGAACGAGAACCGGAGAAAGGGCAGCCCCCCGGCACCGAAGGGAGCCCCCCGCCGTGCCGAAGAGGCCTTGCCCACCTGGGTCTACGCAGCCATTTGCTTGCTTGGGGTGTGTGTGGGTACCGTTGCTATGTGGTACCTGTGA
- a CDS encoding response regulator, translating into MMKALLVADDPVSVNLVFENHTQCGYEVIHYRSALKALDNMEEIQPQLLFINASDFPRHWRVLTQFFKHQSVCGARVILLVNTPSSSLSARQVAQAGVHALIDYTLSPEEGRKALCGVLTPSACAGSVDVGHAHTCQADFVFTNPCSGSIVTGTVREVSEEGVDFIPDFPASVNNLQEQDVLEHCALKVAHDILGVRCSFHSSDGRILLRFIDPDASLVHAVRSVTGTT; encoded by the coding sequence ATGATGAAGGCACTTTTAGTCGCAGATGATCCCGTTTCGGTGAATCTGGTATTTGAAAACCACACGCAGTGCGGTTATGAGGTGATCCACTACCGTTCTGCGCTGAAAGCCTTGGACAATATGGAAGAGATTCAGCCACAGCTGCTCTTCATCAACGCCAGCGACTTTCCGCGACACTGGAGGGTCCTCACTCAGTTCTTTAAACATCAGTCGGTGTGCGGAGCGCGCGTAATCCTGCTAGTGAACACTCCGTCCTCCTCTCTCAGCGCGCGGCAGGTGGCGCAGGCAGGGGTACACGCGCTTATCGATTACACTCTATCTCCGGAGGAGGGACGAAAGGCTTTATGCGGCGTGCTCACGCCCTCCGCGTGCGCAGGCTCTGTCGACGTGGGTCATGCGCACACCTGCCAGGCAGATTTCGTGTTCACAAACCCCTGTAGCGGCTCTATTGTCACCGGGACCGTACGGGAAGTGAGCGAAGAGGGCGTAGACTTCATCCCCGACTTTCCCGCGAGCGTCAACAATCTGCAAGAGCAGGATGTACTCGAGCACTGTGCGCTAAAGGTAGCACACGACATTCTCGGTGTTCGCTGCTCGTTCCATTCATCGGACGGGCGCATCCTGCTACGTTTTATAGATCCCGATGCGTCACTGGTACATGCAGTACGCAGCGTCACAGGTACCACATAG
- the scpB gene encoding SMC-Scp complex subunit ScpB, with the protein MDQAEPCTLHGAPAPDLALLEAILFVEGVRLSYACLARKLGLSEQAVGECVARLGEALASGARGGGGLELHCNEQGVALLPAATVRERLATLYGKRSEGRLSRAAMETLSIVAYAQPVTRAEIEAIRGVGADTMIRLLSERRLICEVGKKDIPGKPAQYGTTEEFLTAFRLRSIADLPKLDEEEQRRFELTR; encoded by the coding sequence ATGGACCAAGCAGAGCCTTGCACGCTACACGGAGCACCCGCACCGGACCTTGCGCTTCTGGAGGCTATTTTGTTTGTCGAAGGCGTGCGGCTCAGTTATGCGTGTCTTGCACGAAAGCTCGGTTTGAGCGAACAGGCAGTGGGTGAGTGTGTTGCGCGTTTGGGTGAAGCTCTCGCTTCTGGCGCGCGTGGTGGTGGTGGACTGGAGCTTCACTGCAACGAGCAGGGTGTGGCGTTGCTGCCTGCGGCGACCGTACGGGAGCGTCTTGCAACCCTCTATGGGAAGCGGAGCGAAGGGCGCCTTTCGCGCGCGGCAATGGAAACGCTGTCTATTGTGGCCTATGCGCAGCCGGTGACGCGTGCTGAAATAGAGGCAATCCGAGGGGTAGGTGCAGATACAATGATCCGCCTTTTGAGTGAGCGCCGTCTGATTTGCGAGGTGGGGAAAAAGGACATACCCGGCAAGCCGGCGCAGTATGGCACGACTGAGGAGTTTTTGACTGCGTTCCGGTTGCGCAGCATTGCAGACTTGCCCAAACTTGATGAAGAAGAGCAGCGGCGCTTTGAGCTTACCCGTTAA
- a CDS encoding pseudouridine synthase produces the protein MQGRVCRLQPFFRLRLQVYLARSGCASRRACEALIASGRVTVDGQTVTTQGRTVCAQNVVCVDGTVVQLERVQRYVLLYKPVGYICSLAPQFPAGYAHTQVRAGPSKQEYARAIDLVQPAYQERLYHIGRLDVRSEGALLFTNDGSFAQALGHPRSGIEKEYIVETREPVPAALLSSFVRGVWVEGCRYRCVRARHLAAQCVQLVLVEGKKREIRVVFEAWGQDVVRLVRVRIGRVRLGPLRPGAFRTMRLQEVAQLLQCAGCAR, from the coding sequence GTGCAGGGGAGGGTGTGCCGCCTGCAGCCGTTTTTTCGCCTCCGGTTACAGGTCTATTTAGCCAGGAGTGGCTGTGCCTCCCGGCGTGCCTGTGAGGCCTTGATTGCTTCAGGGCGTGTGACCGTTGATGGTCAGACGGTTACGACACAGGGACGGACCGTTTGTGCGCAGAATGTGGTGTGTGTGGACGGCACCGTCGTGCAGCTTGAACGAGTTCAGCGCTACGTGCTCCTGTATAAGCCGGTTGGATATATCTGTTCCCTCGCGCCGCAGTTTCCTGCCGGGTATGCACACACGCAGGTGCGGGCAGGCCCGTCCAAACAGGAATACGCGCGTGCAATCGATTTAGTACAGCCTGCGTATCAGGAGCGCCTATATCACATCGGCCGGCTGGACGTGCGGTCTGAAGGCGCGCTGCTGTTCACAAATGATGGTTCGTTTGCGCAGGCTCTTGGCCATCCGCGTTCGGGAATAGAGAAAGAGTACATTGTAGAAACGCGTGAGCCAGTCCCTGCAGCGCTGTTGAGCTCTTTTGTGCGTGGGGTGTGGGTGGAAGGGTGCCGGTATCGGTGCGTGCGCGCGCGGCATCTTGCAGCGCAGTGTGTACAGCTTGTACTGGTTGAGGGGAAAAAGCGCGAGATCCGTGTGGTATTCGAGGCGTGGGGACAGGATGTCGTGCGCTTAGTGCGGGTGCGCATTGGCAGGGTGCGTCTAGGACCGCTGAGGCCCGGAGCATTTCGCACCATGAGGCTGCAGGAAGTTGCGCAGCTCTTGCAGTGCGCAGGGTGTGCGCGATAG
- a CDS encoding tetratricopeptide repeat protein, translating to MGCARCSYFAGAAGILRAHTRSRRGGGRLVNQFFEEFECPEHGRQPRGVQETAESLNCLALSCARKGWYEETVACLRKGLGLSPFNGLLWLNLALGYYALKRTVDSAGALYHALRCTPHHAAVWNMLGVVLHDMGDTEASRNAYEHAIRLETKNGATWNNYGLLLHTEQKYDQAQRAFETALSLLPRSGSALYNLSRTYHALGDARKAAVCRRILAQMPAGEKKPGPITPFALHP from the coding sequence GTGGGGTGTGCGCGGTGCTCGTATTTTGCGGGTGCTGCTGGTATACTGCGCGCGCATACCCGCTCGAGAAGGGGAGGAGGACGACTCGTGAATCAGTTTTTTGAAGAGTTTGAATGCCCTGAGCACGGGCGGCAGCCCCGTGGGGTTCAGGAGACGGCCGAGTCTTTGAACTGTCTTGCGCTTTCCTGCGCGCGCAAGGGGTGGTATGAGGAAACCGTTGCCTGTTTACGCAAGGGATTGGGGCTCAGTCCTTTCAACGGGCTTCTGTGGTTGAACCTGGCGCTTGGCTATTATGCGCTCAAGCGTACGGTTGATTCAGCAGGTGCGCTGTATCATGCGTTGCGGTGCACCCCTCATCACGCGGCGGTGTGGAACATGCTTGGGGTGGTGCTCCACGATATGGGGGACACTGAGGCTTCGCGCAATGCGTACGAGCACGCCATCCGCTTGGAAACGAAGAACGGTGCTACCTGGAACAATTACGGACTGCTATTGCACACCGAGCAAAAGTACGATCAGGCGCAGCGTGCGTTTGAGACGGCGCTGAGCTTGCTGCCGCGGTCGGGGAGTGCCTTGTACAACTTAAGCAGGACGTATCATGCACTCGGTGATGCGCGCAAGGCGGCGGTGTGCCGTCGTATCCTTGCCCAGATGCCGGCGGGAGAGAAAAAGCCCGGTCCCATTACTCCTTTTGCCCTGCACCCGTAG
- a CDS encoding helix-turn-helix domain-containing protein, with protein sequence MRGGVLEYTGKMEGMGVRVERVRCEQNLSKTAFARELGIGVEELDAIERGTMPLSRDLTLLLCVVFAVNRLWLESGEGEPFSASAVSPQETVQPEEEAREPPIPPPRWRG encoded by the coding sequence ATGCGCGGCGGTGTTTTAGAGTATACTGGGAAGATGGAAGGCATGGGTGTGCGTGTTGAGCGCGTTCGCTGTGAGCAAAACTTAAGTAAGACGGCTTTTGCGCGGGAACTTGGGATTGGTGTTGAAGAGCTCGACGCGATTGAGCGCGGCACGATGCCGCTCAGTCGTGATTTGACGTTGCTGTTGTGTGTGGTGTTTGCGGTTAACCGTCTCTGGTTAGAAAGTGGGGAAGGGGAACCCTTTTCAGCATCTGCCGTCTCTCCTCAGGAAACGGTACAACCGGAGGAGGAAGCGCGCGAACCTCCGATACCCCCCCCCCGGTGGCGCGGATAG
- the trmB gene encoding tRNA (guanosine(46)-N7)-methyltransferase TrmB, with the protein MTNDSARMRKVLTFTRRSNRMTACQKRDYQHLASRWIIPYQNTVFDYAAVFCSPAAPSAPAGAFPAPQGKTDAVAPACAPAPLVVEIGFGMGSATAAIAARNPHLSYLGIEVYRAGIGRLLRKIEAERLHNLRIIEHDALDVLRTMIAPQTLAGLHIFFPDPWPKTRHHKRRLLYRPRTDLLARALAPGGYLYAVTDWAEYARRAQEELARTPSLTWAPQGARPWRPATEFERKAQTQGRAIHELFFIKA; encoded by the coding sequence ATGACAAACGACAGTGCACGCATGCGGAAAGTTCTCACCTTTACGCGCAGATCAAACCGCATGACCGCATGCCAAAAACGCGACTACCAGCACCTTGCGTCCCGCTGGATCATCCCGTATCAGAACACGGTGTTCGACTACGCTGCCGTATTCTGTTCACCGGCGGCACCTTCTGCGCCTGCCGGTGCTTTTCCCGCTCCGCAGGGGAAAACGGACGCAGTCGCTCCGGCGTGCGCGCCTGCACCGCTGGTAGTAGAAATTGGCTTTGGTATGGGGAGCGCAACTGCGGCAATCGCGGCACGCAACCCGCACCTTTCCTACCTCGGCATCGAGGTGTACCGCGCAGGAATCGGACGACTGCTGAGAAAAATTGAAGCCGAACGTTTACACAACCTGCGCATCATCGAGCACGATGCACTCGACGTGCTGCGCACCATGATCGCACCGCAGACACTTGCAGGCCTGCACATTTTCTTTCCAGACCCGTGGCCAAAAACGCGGCACCACAAGCGGCGCCTGCTGTATCGCCCGCGCACAGACCTACTCGCGCGCGCCCTTGCACCGGGTGGCTACCTATACGCGGTCACCGACTGGGCCGAGTACGCACGGCGCGCGCAGGAAGAGCTTGCGCGCACGCCCTCGCTCACGTGGGCACCGCAGGGTGCGCGCCCCTGGCGCCCCGCCACGGAATTTGAACGCAAGGCGCAGACGCAGGGGCGCGCCATTCACGAACTGTTTTTTATCAAAGCGTAA
- a CDS encoding tetratricopeptide repeat protein, translating to MHKTFIALAAGLVLLLAVVAGFSLFSRGVVRARLPRAAGETLLEEEGVSEQELAWLETNQLLQEQGEEPGVLVDHHVQLSGNSDEEQFLQTLSEELAPQRPVPYAPTPRERMQEQDTRQKGARVLTPPRGVSRTASFSPEKSIKRAVQIATRPEVRAPAETATPQHHVHALLSEGKELTERRDYPGAVRVFNKAIRALPAGDAVFAADAYTRMGEAMYALSQHDNRDGFERTRALETATVYVKEALRLNPRSAAAHYLAACIADAQPDDDQTTALTLLERAAALDRREYRYSYELGKRLFAVRRFAEAQEAFNAATVANPKFEPAFFNLGLTCRVRAKHDLALQAFRAVIRLNPTHTRAWIELGRVHDAQGEVSAALADYQKAQECAAAAEAHDLYLTAARERARVLAKSGAKEEAVRLFQEILERDSEDALTLYNLATVLLDLDRNEEALKHAQQAVYANGSQARFLYAYALAAQKTGRVDLALTQYQLAAARDPAHVKAHNNLGKLYLDKGALQEAETHLQAALAHDAQNFEVNSNLGKLYVLRAQWETAIAHYRRAATAQPQDREAQCQVARVYVAAGQPHEALRAYRAVLAQDARAWDVYLEAGKLAIKVNEKEYAQEVLTQLLDRNPDYAQAPHVRQLLSSL from the coding sequence GTGCACAAGACGTTCATTGCACTCGCCGCGGGGCTGGTGCTGCTTCTTGCGGTAGTTGCCGGGTTCAGTCTCTTTTCCCGGGGGGTGGTGCGCGCACGCCTACCTCGTGCAGCGGGCGAGACTCTCCTTGAGGAGGAGGGCGTTTCTGAGCAAGAACTCGCCTGGCTGGAGACGAACCAGCTGCTGCAAGAGCAAGGGGAGGAACCCGGCGTGCTTGTGGACCATCACGTCCAGCTCTCAGGGAATAGTGATGAAGAACAGTTCCTACAGACCCTTTCAGAGGAGTTAGCTCCCCAGCGCCCAGTTCCTTACGCGCCTACGCCGAGAGAGCGTATGCAAGAACAAGACACGCGGCAAAAGGGCGCGCGTGTTCTCACCCCGCCCCGGGGAGTGTCTCGCACGGCGTCTTTTTCTCCTGAAAAATCGATAAAGCGGGCCGTGCAGATTGCAACGCGCCCGGAGGTGCGCGCACCTGCAGAAACTGCCACGCCACAGCACCACGTGCACGCGTTGCTTTCCGAAGGAAAAGAACTGACGGAACGACGTGATTATCCAGGAGCGGTGCGTGTGTTTAACAAAGCAATACGTGCACTCCCTGCCGGGGACGCGGTGTTCGCAGCAGACGCATACACCCGTATGGGAGAAGCTATGTACGCGCTTTCACAGCACGATAACCGTGACGGTTTTGAGCGGACACGGGCACTTGAAACGGCAACCGTGTATGTGAAGGAAGCCTTGAGGCTCAACCCACGCTCCGCAGCTGCACACTACCTTGCCGCGTGCATTGCAGATGCGCAGCCTGATGACGACCAAACAACGGCTCTCACGTTGCTTGAACGCGCCGCGGCGCTTGACCGGCGCGAATATCGCTACAGCTATGAGTTGGGTAAGCGTCTTTTCGCAGTGCGCAGGTTTGCTGAGGCGCAGGAAGCGTTCAATGCGGCGACGGTTGCGAATCCAAAGTTCGAGCCTGCATTTTTTAATCTGGGGCTCACCTGTAGGGTACGTGCAAAACACGATCTAGCCCTGCAGGCGTTTAGGGCGGTCATCCGATTGAACCCAACGCACACGCGTGCGTGGATAGAGCTTGGACGTGTGCACGATGCACAAGGAGAAGTGTCTGCTGCGCTTGCCGACTATCAAAAGGCGCAAGAATGCGCGGCTGCTGCGGAAGCGCATGATCTATACCTGACAGCCGCGCGTGAACGCGCACGTGTCCTGGCAAAAAGTGGTGCGAAGGAAGAGGCTGTGCGTCTGTTTCAAGAAATCCTAGAGCGGGATTCTGAGGACGCGCTTACTTTGTACAACCTCGCAACCGTGCTGCTTGATCTCGATAGGAACGAAGAAGCGTTAAAGCACGCGCAGCAGGCCGTCTACGCGAATGGATCGCAGGCACGCTTCCTCTACGCGTATGCGCTTGCAGCGCAAAAAACAGGGCGTGTGGATCTTGCCTTAACACAGTATCAGCTGGCTGCAGCACGGGACCCTGCACACGTGAAGGCTCACAACAATTTGGGCAAACTGTATTTGGACAAGGGAGCATTGCAAGAGGCGGAAACACACCTGCAGGCGGCTCTTGCCCACGATGCGCAAAACTTTGAGGTAAACAGCAATCTAGGGAAGTTGTATGTCCTGCGCGCGCAGTGGGAGACGGCAATAGCGCACTACCGCCGCGCCGCCACCGCACAGCCTCAAGACCGCGAGGCACAGTGCCAAGTGGCACGCGTGTATGTAGCGGCTGGACAGCCGCATGAAGCACTCCGCGCGTACCGTGCCGTGCTCGCTCAGGACGCACGCGCGTGGGACGTGTACCTAGAGGCTGGGAAACTAGCAATCAAAGTGAACGAAAAAGAGTATGCACAAGAGGTACTAACGCAGCTTTTGGATCGCAATCCCGATTATGCACAGGCGCCTCACGTGCGGCAGCTCCTATCCTCTTTGTAG
- a CDS encoding tetratricopeptide repeat protein — protein MCQKSSPCTYARVRSLPSVRLFSFLALAFASFLRAEDAFDHFREGERLLSLQQAQQAIGPLHKAAQQKPAHPKAALYLGMAYLQTGRYTQAIQWLQNPPVHSQEYAHLYAYNLGNVYFVQHRYEEAQHAYEQALALKHDYPPALLNRANTAMKRQAYAHALADYKKYVSQNPTASQHYEVQRMIAALEQWLQRKEAEEARRKEAEEARRKEAEEARRKEAEEARRKEAEEARRKEAEEARRKEAEEARRKEAEEARRKEAEEARRKEAEEARRKEAEEARRKEAEEARRKEAEEARRKEAEEARRKEAEEARRKEAEEARRKEAEEARRKEAEFEALKRALRLKQAEDARTLSTGSEDTVPYQEEHNLE, from the coding sequence ATGTGCCAAAAATCCTCACCGTGCACCTACGCACGCGTACGCTCCCTTCCATCCGTTCGCTTATTCTCCTTTCTTGCGCTCGCATTTGCGTCCTTCCTGCGGGCAGAGGATGCCTTTGACCACTTTCGTGAAGGAGAGCGCCTCCTTTCCTTACAGCAGGCACAGCAGGCCATCGGTCCACTTCACAAAGCAGCACAGCAAAAACCCGCCCACCCGAAAGCAGCACTCTACTTGGGAATGGCGTACCTACAGACAGGACGCTACACGCAGGCAATCCAGTGGCTGCAAAACCCACCAGTACACAGTCAGGAATATGCGCACCTATACGCCTACAATCTCGGGAACGTATACTTCGTGCAACATCGCTACGAGGAAGCCCAACATGCGTATGAGCAGGCCCTCGCCCTCAAGCACGATTACCCTCCTGCCTTGCTCAATCGCGCAAACACTGCCATGAAGCGACAAGCCTATGCACACGCACTGGCTGACTATAAAAAGTACGTGTCCCAAAACCCGACTGCTTCACAACACTACGAAGTGCAGCGTATGATAGCGGCGCTTGAGCAGTGGCTGCAGCGCAAGGAGGCGGAGGAAGCCCGGCGCAAGGAGGCGGAGGAAGCCCGGCGCAAGGAGGCGGAGGAAGCCCGGCGCAAGGAGGCGGAGGAAGCCCGGCGCAAGGAGGCGGAGGAAGCCCGGCGCAAGGAGGCGGAGGAAGCCCGGCGCAAGGAGGCGGAGGAAGCCCGGCGCAAGGAGGCGGAGGAAGCCCGGCGCAAGGAGGCGGAGGAAGCCCGGCGCAAGGAGGCGGAGGAAGCCCGGCGCAAGGAGGCGGAGGAAGCCCGGCGCAAGGAGGCGGAGGAAGCCCGGCGCAAGGAGGCGGAGGAAGCCCGGCGCAAGGAGGCGGAGGAAGCCCGGCGCAAGGAGGCGGAGGAAGCCCGGCGCAAGGAGGCGGAGGAAGCCCGGCGCAAGGAGGCGGAGGAAGCCCGGCGCAAGGAGGCGGAGTTTGAAGCTCTCAAGCGCGCGCTTAGACTGAAACAAGCGGAGGACGCGCGTACCCTCTCCACTGGATCGGAGGACACCGTCCCCTATCAGGAGGAACACAACCTTGAATAA
- a CDS encoding tetratricopeptide repeat protein, whose translation MAHLTFLLGCATMGGMSAYMALLAAAFSSSIVFLLVFLMRGFSIPRRQLLVEKSFRDGKYALAIKHAHAVLAKDPHNWAVRVLLGRAHLAEGKRDVALMELRAASSRAAFGKVVDEVEFRKTIAQLYLQFDQIEEALKEYTLLIRLDPTCADYHYRIGQLFERKNVTDRAAAYYRQCIGMDAAHPAAHAALGSLLLRSGHLAEARAELDTVLALEPANAEALFCQGQLLRKEREYAAALRSFEQASRSPVLRQKCFTERGCCYMDAKDVDRAIVEFDRALRCKSQSGENEDLQIRYLLASCYEKKRDVEKAIEQWEAINARSAGFKDVTIKLAQYQDIRLNDRMKEYLTLDGDSFFDLCQRIVSKALRLSIDSVQDVRGCCEIVATERDEKGWSNVRTQPKVVVFYREARVLDDSFLRAILERMKERGIARGVVVTSSSFSRAALSFAENRPLELLGKNELERLLDASS comes from the coding sequence TTGGCACATTTGACATTCCTTCTAGGGTGCGCTACCATGGGCGGCATGTCCGCGTACATGGCACTGCTGGCAGCGGCGTTCTCGTCAAGTATCGTCTTTTTGCTCGTTTTTTTGATGAGAGGTTTTTCCATCCCGCGCAGACAACTTTTGGTGGAAAAAAGTTTTCGAGACGGCAAGTACGCGCTTGCTATCAAGCATGCCCATGCGGTTTTGGCTAAGGATCCCCATAACTGGGCAGTGCGTGTATTGCTCGGTCGTGCGCATCTTGCGGAAGGGAAGCGCGACGTCGCGCTTATGGAGCTGCGCGCTGCCAGCAGCAGAGCTGCGTTCGGAAAGGTGGTAGATGAGGTTGAGTTTCGCAAGACTATTGCACAGCTTTATCTCCAGTTTGACCAAATCGAGGAGGCTCTGAAGGAGTATACCCTTCTTATTCGCTTGGACCCTACGTGTGCAGATTATCACTACCGTATTGGGCAGCTGTTTGAACGCAAGAATGTGACCGATCGGGCTGCGGCATACTATCGCCAGTGCATCGGTATGGACGCTGCGCATCCTGCAGCGCATGCTGCGCTCGGTTCGTTGCTTCTTCGGTCTGGTCATCTTGCAGAAGCAAGGGCAGAGCTCGATACTGTGCTAGCCTTGGAACCTGCAAATGCGGAGGCTCTCTTTTGCCAGGGGCAGCTCTTGCGGAAAGAAAGGGAGTATGCGGCGGCACTTCGCTCCTTTGAGCAGGCGTCGAGGAGTCCTGTGCTGCGGCAGAAGTGTTTTACCGAGCGTGGCTGTTGCTACATGGATGCGAAGGATGTGGATCGGGCCATTGTTGAGTTTGACCGTGCGCTGCGCTGCAAGTCGCAGTCGGGTGAAAATGAGGATTTGCAGATACGTTATCTCTTAGCCTCCTGTTACGAAAAAAAGCGGGATGTGGAAAAGGCAATTGAGCAGTGGGAGGCTATCAACGCACGGTCTGCGGGTTTTAAGGATGTGACCATAAAGCTCGCGCAATATCAGGATATACGTTTGAACGACCGGATGAAGGAGTATTTGACCCTCGATGGCGATTCCTTTTTCGATCTGTGTCAGCGAATTGTGAGTAAGGCGCTTCGCTTATCCATAGACTCGGTGCAGGACGTGCGCGGGTGTTGTGAAATAGTGGCCACAGAAAGGGACGAGAAGGGTTGGAGCAACGTGCGTACGCAGCCAAAAGTCGTTGTTTTTTACCGGGAAGCGCGGGTGCTCGATGACAGCTTCCTGCGCGCTATTTTGGAGCGCATGAAGGAGCGTGGTATAGCGCGTGGGGTGGTGGTGACGTCTTCTTCGTTTTCACGCGCTGCGCTTTCGTTTGCAGAAAATCGTCCGCTCGAGCTTCTGGGAAAGAATGAGCTTGAGCGACTCCTGGATGCGTCGTCGTAG